Proteins encoded by one window of Clostridium cagae:
- a CDS encoding CPBP family intramembrane glutamic endopeptidase, protein MKKTFRANLYFLIILLGEIIGGQVLGIFYGILGITDIRLMLFLNHMILFIIPAIIYLIIVKPNIKQTFKLNKLYLKDFFLIIVLSFVSQPLVSLFSLITSFFFENDIGNFVSEISSTPFLIMLLLMAVMPAITEEITLRGIVQSGYDDKSDLKTCITIGLLFGIFHLNGQQFLYAAVLGGILAYLVRVTNSIFASMTLHFMINGTSVAMQKILTFLQDKFGIEGAAQDISIKALSLAEKMNLLKSYIVAGMVSAFLIVLILKKLKKINDKRKQNLINEQIQYKEAEFIDYQYFNKGIAYNKEDKIMNWPLIVTIIIYFMYMGLTIMVNLINNQGML, encoded by the coding sequence ATGAAAAAAACATTTAGAGCTAATTTATATTTTTTAATAATACTATTAGGAGAAATAATAGGTGGTCAGGTATTAGGAATTTTTTATGGTATCTTAGGAATAACTGATATAAGATTAATGTTATTTTTAAATCATATGATTTTATTTATAATACCTGCAATAATATATTTAATAATAGTTAAACCAAATATAAAACAAACTTTTAAGCTTAATAAATTATATTTAAAAGATTTTTTCTTAATAATTGTTTTATCATTTGTAAGTCAACCACTAGTTAGTCTATTTTCACTTATAACATCATTCTTTTTTGAAAATGATATAGGAAATTTTGTATCAGAAATATCATCTACACCATTTTTAATAATGTTACTTTTAATGGCTGTTATGCCTGCTATAACAGAAGAAATAACTTTAAGAGGTATAGTTCAATCGGGATATGATGATAAAAGTGATTTAAAAACTTGTATAACAATTGGTTTATTGTTTGGTATATTTCATTTAAATGGTCAACAATTTTTATATGCAGCTGTTTTAGGTGGAATTTTAGCTTATTTAGTTAGAGTAACTAATAGTATATTTGCTTCTATGACTTTGCATTTTATGATCAATGGAACATCAGTAGCGATGCAAAAGATATTAACATTTTTACAAGATAAATTTGGAATTGAAGGAGCAGCACAGGATATATCAATTAAAGCTTTATCATTAGCTGAAAAGATGAATTTATTAAAAAGCTATATAGTAGCTGGAATGGTTTCAGCATTTTTAATTGTATTGATTCTTAAGAAACTTAAGAAAATAAATGATAAAAGAAAGCAAAATTTAATTAATGAACAAATTCAATATAAAGAGGCTGAATTTATTGATTATCAGTACTTTAATAAAGGAATAGCTTATAATAAAGAAGATAAAATAATGAATTGGCCATTAATAGTAACAATAATAATATACTTTATGTATATGGGGCTTACTATTATGGTTAATTTAATTAATAATCAGGGTATGCTTTAA